Proteins encoded within one genomic window of Augochlora pura isolate Apur16 chromosome 11, APUR_v2.2.1, whole genome shotgun sequence:
- the Nost gene encoding nostrin isoform X2: MSTSSLFYKDKYAGGQGGFEDVRRYVKQGGDFCKELAAILHERAELEANYAKGLSKLSNKLTKACAKDQGGNSSGGVNEAWRCIGEEMEAAAEAHRVWSVTLSEQLAKPIRVGVAEAQGRSRKSIENAVDKAGKSLHEWRNIAAKSKKQSFACARENERLQDLARLQSISQSQQSNNKSASHHHHHHMTEKEASKLEARRRKAEDSSRRADTEFYTVSVRAERARLEYESTVRKGAKQMELLEEERSSALKDLANVYLAHLQALAPRLQQSTDRLTTPVRNCNVSHDIEILKNLIRRVESNDTCNSDQLLPDFYAEHVTLAMNRERRKQSLVRVLHLIRQDLERERRGREGLETLHRAFVSTPAFAADESTQNVTDKLHHMRSMLLYLEAARYKVGGTLAEMEGSKRAKHPLAEHILVSRDKQGLQQSVLKVPSWAKNESFEFQDDRDEMDVHLAKDHETESRDWADRTAGDGNSENPPDEDDFSDFDEFSSHSEDNNNQDIDGAGETETTVKPLDITATATATDTSTTTATAEQCRAIYQYSANLNDELSLNPGDLITVHQKQPDGWWIGECKGRTGIFPATYVQVIH, translated from the exons GGAGGGCAAGGCGGCTTCGAGGACGTCCGGAGGTACGTCAAGCAGGGTGGTGACTTTTGCAAGGAGTTGGCAGCTATCCTACACGAAAG GGCCGAATTGGAAGCGAATTACGCCAAAGGACTCTCCAAGCTGAGCAACAAACTGACGAAAGCTTGCGCAAAGGATCAAG GTGGCAACAGCAGCGGAGGCGTGAACGAGGCGTGGAGATGCATCGGTGAGGAAATGGAGGCTGCCGCGGAAGCCCACAGGGTTTGGAGTGTGACGCTCAGCGAGCAGCTCGCGAAACCGATCCGG GTGGGAGTAGCGGAAGCTCAGGGCCGTTCGAGGAAATCGATCGAGAACGCGGTCGACAAAGCTGGGAAGTCTCTTCACGAATGGCGTAACATCGCCGCGAAGAGTAAAAAGCAGAGTTTCGCCTGCGCGCGGGAAAACGAGAGGCTCCAGGACTTGGCGAGGCTGCAGTCGATCAGTCAAAGCCAACAGAGCAACAACAAATCGGCGAGCCATCACCATCACCACCACATGACCGAGAAGGAGGCGAGCAAGCTCGAGGCGAGGAGGAGAAAGGCCGAGGATTCGTCCCGTAGGGCGGATACGGAGTTCTACACGGTGAGCGTGAGAGCCGAGAGAGCCAGGCTCGAGTACGAGAGCACGGTGAGGAAAGGAGCCAAGCAGATGGAACTTCTCGAGGAGGAGCGATCGAGCGCTCTCAAGGATCTCGCGAACGTTTACCTGGCGCACCTGCAGGCCCTCGCTCCTCGCTTGCAACAG AGCACGGACCGTTTGACAACGCCCGTACGCAACTGCAACGTGTCCCACGACATCGAGATTCTGAAAAACCTGATACGAAGAGTCGAGAGCAACGACACCTGCAACTCCGACCAACTTTTGCCCGATTTTTACGCCGAGCATGTCACTCTCGCGATGAACAGGGAGCGCCGGAAACAGTCGCTGGTCAGGGTTCTACATTTGATCAGGCAAGACTTGGAGCGAGAAAGGCGTGGGCGCGAAGGTTTAGAAACGCTTCACAGAGCATTCGTCTCGACGCCCGCGTTCGCCGCCGACGAGAGCACACAGAATGTCACGGATAAGTTACATCAC ATGCGCTCTATGCTGCTGTACTTGGAGGCAGCGAGGTATAAAGTTGGAGGAACTCTGGCCGAAATGGAAGGCAGTAAACGGGCCAAGCATCCCTTGGCGGAACATATATTGGTTTCAAGAGACAAACAGGGATTGCAGCAGAGCGTCCTTAAG GTTCCTTCTTGGGCAAAGAACGAATCGTTTGAGTTTCAAGACGACCGAGACGAAATGGATGTTCATCTAGCGAAGGATCACGAGACCGAGAGCCGCGATTGGGCCGATCGGACGGCAGGCGACGGCAATTCTGAGAATCCGCCCGACGAGGACGACTTCAGCGACTTCGACGAATTCAGCAGCCACTCCGAGGACAATAACAATCAAGACATCGACGGTGCCGGCGAGACAGAGACTACCGTAAAGCCCTTGGACATCAcggccaccgccaccgccactGACACCTCCACCACTACCGCCACAGCGGAACAGTGTAGAGCTATCTATCAGTACTCGGCGAATCTGAATGACGAGCTTAGCTTAAACCCTGGGGACTTGATAACGGTGCACCAGAAGCAACCGGACGGTTGGTGGATAGGCGAATGTAAAGGACGGACCGGTATATTTCCAGCCACTTACGTGCAAGTTATTCATTGA